The Henningerozyma blattae CBS 6284 chromosome 6, complete genome genomic interval CGTAGATATTTCTGGATATTCGGGAACGAAAAACTCACGATAACCCCAAATCGCTAAAGTACcattttttgataaatttttagcAGCAGCCTCCTGGAATTTCTGAAAATCAAACCAATGAACACATTCTACAGCAGTTATCATATCAGCTTTCTGATTATCTTTGAATTCTTTCAAGAAACTGAAATCATCACATGAAGATTGGAAAAAtgctaatttttcatcagGTATATTTAATTCGACCTTTTTTAAAGTCGCAGCACCAATCATTCTATCAGATATATCGGTTCCCTTAAAGGATTTGAAATCacttaaataatcaatcaTTTGGAATGTGGCTGTGCCTGGACCACATCCAACAtctatcaataaatttttaccACCTTTATGATATTGTTTAATCTTATTATAGATATCAGCTGTGTACTTGGGTCtaaatttatcataatTTTGAGCGTTGAATGTTTTTTTAGAGAAACTTGACATGTTGAAGCTAAATTCGCGATTGAATTGAAAGTTGTATGAAAGATTAATAATCTATTGTACTCCtgaaatattcaaaagtGTTTAGATTTTAGATTAAACACCTACCATTATATAGTCACATATTGTTAGAGTGATGATTTGAGATTTGTAGAGTTCTTGACAATAGATTTGTAATTGATTAAGAAATAAGAGCAGCTGTTGTAATATCCTCGGATATAACCTTCGTGGTTACCAATTCGGGATATCATATCgaaataaatcaatagatacaataaaaaataggAATCAAAgatgtatattatttgttgaaaTAATGTTTATTATGGCTTAGTTTTTATCTTTAGGGTTTTTATGTATATTAGTTACGTTAACACATGAAGAAAAgccttttcttttttctattctttttccttttttctttttctcaAATATAAACTCACTtagaaaaatgataatatctTGTAAGTATTGTGtctaattctaaaaattaattataaagtaaaaaatatcataaaccttttctttgttctgaattattttttttcctgatacatttttattctGATGAAATATGAAACCATATCTTGACCTGGAAAATTCTACTACATATCTCTTTTAGCCGCCTCTTATTACTCccaaaaattataattattaaattatattaaattataatttttggGAGTAATAAAAGGCTTATTTAGTATTTTGCTATTAtcttatttcattatttaaaatataacattGACTTTTAAGCTCTGAATGAAAGAAATAAGATTTGgaaatacatatatatagttAAACAACAGTGTTTATTTATCAAGTTAATCTTATGGCTAGGTAACATTGAAAAGAGGCTTAATCGTAAGCACCAAATTGTAACTTCTTTCCCGAAGATTCAATTGTATGTAGCTAATCAATTTGAAGTTGTTAATAGTCTCTATTATATCTTAGAGGTTGTAGTACTGGTAGTACAGCGTATCATGGTGTTTATTGTTAACTGTTGTAGTAATTTAATAAGTAAATAGTCTCCAACTGCTTTGAATGCACtcaataaatatagaatatatagtaaataaataaactCTAAACAAATTGACGAAGACTATTTAtatgtttttttgttgaaCAAAAAGTGTTCATTAATCCTAGACTTCAATTGAGAATGTTTCTCTCGATTTAAGTAATTCCAATTTGTACCTAATTTTTTATGACAATGGAGTATGTACTAGATAATTAtgatttcattaaatatgtTTTGACAAGCTTCGCACATTTATTATCACTTAACAGTGTCATTATTTCCTATTGGAAGAATAGCATATATATCCATGAGTTTCATTCACACATAAACAAATGTTATTTTcgttttgaaattttaaaaacataaaaaaatagaaatttaaaatagtaTCTTCAGTAAGTTCATTCCTTAAATATCTCATCAGGTAAACAATCAGACAATTCAAGCTCATTAGGATGATCTCTTTCCAACCTCTATATGTGCTTAAAGCGGTAACagaattctttaaatctTAAACAGTGCTCTCTTATgaaacaatattttatcattctCTGGATTTTTTTCTGTACTGCTCAGAATATTAAATTGCctcttttatatttttcaaataatgttTCACTAAACTTTAAAGCTTACTAATAATTacaatacaaataatgaCCTGGTTGTTCCCAATATGGTCCCAAGTCATCTTTTCTctcaataaaatattttgaaatcatGAAAATCTTGTGATATTCAGGTGTCAAAAAAACCATAATAATCCCATATGGCCAAAGTACCACCTTTCTTCAAGTTTTTGGCAGCTGCTTGTTAAAACTTCTGGAAATCAAACCAATGAATACATTCTACAGAGGTAACCatatcaatttcttctttattcttcaattcttttaagAAACTGAAATCATCATATAACCTGATAAAGAATTGTAAATTTATCATAagagatattaaatttaaatttttttctcattaGCAACCGATATCATTAATGGAGAGATATCATTACCTAGGTAAGtcttgaaaatatttcaatagcCAAgtatttggaatattacTGTTTCTTGTCCACACCCTACGTCTACTACTAAGTCCTCCCCACCAGTACGAT includes:
- the TMT1 gene encoding trans-aconitate 3-methyltransferase (similar to Saccharomyces cerevisiae TMT1 (YER175C); ancestral locus Anc_8.241), with the protein product MSSFSKKTFNAQNYDKFRPKYTADIYNKIKQYHKGGKNLLIDVGCGPGTATFQMIDYLSDFKSFKGTDISDRMIGAATLKKVELNIPDEKLAFFQSSCDDFSFLKEFKDNQKADMITAVECVHWFDFQKFQEAAAKNLSKNGTLAIWGYREFFVPEYPEISTVVRSFLDDDNVLGPYFEQPGHTIMKNLWRDLKFDTKYFKDIDEIIYHSEDFGKNPSNDLYLLQHKAPVKILKHLLTTTSAYQDWKEAHPNDKDLSDVLLEKIYEVYPELNENTILDVKLSTIFKFARKI